In Leptospira sp. WS58.C1, a single genomic region encodes these proteins:
- a CDS encoding SMP-30/gluconolactonase/LRE family protein, with protein sequence MKLHHTIIILTILFSLGKCNPSGIKIGAPYKLGEIPPSILEVQDKEDPFLSGLKVEMEDLPGHDDLIFDRPKGFGYASGMDGWIWRLNFKTGKAEQWVKPPVNPAGIQFGDRNKEKILVCASRLGGETYEEKNRVGLYEVDIESKKIDPLILDLPKLEKEELERVYPFSEMPTFSLRDLNSSNSRPFSLCNDLAVSEDGNRIYITEPFERSDAAMGSGAVPEAIGLYPHGKLWMLDRKKNTISLTLSGFTFVDGILLDISPNEKEQSVIFTETTKFRIIRAFLSGNKQGSFEILFENLPGLADGLERDEKGRIWTGIIKKRSGLINFVHNNPWLKSVILSLPQKILPISHNTGILVIDQSGKRPLYYSMHDGSKIKDISVSVPFEDRVYFPSFDKTSKGLYSLPISSLKIKE encoded by the coding sequence ATGAAATTACATCACACAATTATAATACTTACGATCCTTTTCTCTTTAGGGAAATGTAACCCTTCCGGGATTAAGATAGGAGCCCCTTATAAATTGGGGGAAATACCTCCTTCCATTTTGGAAGTCCAAGACAAAGAAGACCCTTTTTTGAGCGGACTTAAGGTGGAGATGGAAGATCTACCCGGTCATGATGATCTCATTTTCGATCGCCCAAAAGGATTCGGATATGCTTCCGGAATGGATGGCTGGATTTGGAGACTGAATTTTAAAACCGGAAAGGCCGAACAGTGGGTGAAACCGCCTGTCAATCCTGCCGGTATACAATTTGGAGATCGGAACAAGGAAAAAATATTAGTTTGTGCCTCCAGGCTCGGAGGGGAAACCTACGAGGAAAAAAATAGAGTTGGGCTTTACGAAGTGGATATAGAAAGCAAAAAGATAGATCCTCTTATTTTAGACCTTCCTAAATTAGAAAAAGAAGAATTAGAAAGAGTGTATCCCTTTTCGGAAATGCCTACCTTCTCCCTTCGAGATCTGAATTCTTCCAATTCGAGACCGTTTTCCTTATGTAACGATCTGGCCGTATCCGAAGACGGAAATCGTATCTATATCACCGAACCTTTCGAAAGATCTGATGCAGCAATGGGAAGCGGTGCCGTTCCGGAAGCGATCGGACTTTATCCTCATGGAAAACTTTGGATGTTGGATAGAAAGAAAAATACGATCTCTCTTACGTTAAGCGGATTTACTTTCGTGGATGGGATACTGCTGGATATAAGTCCGAATGAAAAGGAACAATCGGTGATCTTTACGGAAACCACCAAGTTTCGGATCATCCGAGCTTTTCTGTCCGGAAACAAACAAGGAAGTTTCGAAATCTTATTCGAAAATCTTCCCGGTCTTGCGGATGGACTGGAACGAGATGAAAAAGGAAGGATCTGGACCGGGATCATTAAAAAAAGATCGGGGCTTATCAATTTTGTGCATAATAATCCTTGGCTGAAAAGTGTTATCTTATCATTGCCTCAAAAAATCCTGCCGATTTCACATAATACCGGGATACTCGTGATCGATCAGAGCGGAAAAAGACCTCTTTATTATTCGATGCATGACGGGTCTAAAATTAAGGATATTTCAGTTTCCGTCCCTTTCGAAGACAGGGTCTATTTTCCTTCCTTCGACAAAACTTCCAAGGGGTTATATTCCTTGCCAATTTCTTCTTTGAAAATTAAGGAATAG
- a CDS encoding SpoIIE family protein phosphatase: MGKNRISLWLLGSILFFLYLGCRPGKESPKVVQGVLDLKQWNFQTDGNISLDGDWEFYWNKLLPDSNPNGQTSSPSYIKVPAKWDKGRNVDNKYPSYGFASYKAKVLLPETNTQLSLKISSISSSYTLFVNGKEIAKGGNIGKKDSEYFPGYKPGVFSFISAKPEIEILIHVSNYKYSNGSGIWNPIQLGNTSDIQQISLKATMLDSITFGTLFVMSLYHFTFYLMRRRDASALFFAVLCLCIAFRVSFYGERIFYNVFPIFRNYEFSVRGEILFLFLLLPGTILYVQSVFKEQFKKDKVFNITLYLSIPLIFSALFLPTKFYTMSFFINSLEIMMLGILSYLFFKLAYMSAKGIDGARICFFSLVINLTTVANDVLYLNKFIDSIYLVPYGVLALVLSQCVLLASRFSKGFVLAEDLGEELKKLNVNLEQIVIERTENLNESLKLLKGDLSLAKKLQQKTLPTLNLNGKNVSIHPYYLPMSEIGGDYYDIFELEPGYFRLFLVDATGHGVQAALLTMTIKAEFESIKFIKDQPSRILELLNAACCQKYKSLNVIFSAVLADIDLNNNVLYYSSAGHPPQVLKQKQDGADYLYSRGPIIGLKKEATYKNLTVPLLSGNRIFFFSDGIFEEFDQEKKEFGENRVLSILSRNTGIQEVAEDLISELQIFVGPRGFQDDVTLLAVEVH, from the coding sequence TTGGGCAAAAATAGAATATCGTTATGGCTCTTAGGATCTATACTATTCTTCCTTTATTTAGGCTGCCGCCCAGGAAAGGAAAGCCCTAAAGTCGTACAAGGGGTCTTGGATCTAAAACAATGGAATTTTCAAACGGACGGCAATATCAGTTTGGATGGAGATTGGGAGTTTTATTGGAACAAGCTTCTTCCCGATTCCAATCCTAATGGGCAAACATCCTCACCTTCTTACATAAAGGTCCCAGCCAAATGGGATAAAGGACGTAACGTCGATAATAAGTATCCAAGTTACGGTTTCGCGAGTTATAAAGCGAAAGTATTATTACCTGAGACAAATACCCAACTCAGTCTAAAGATCTCTTCTATCAGTTCCTCTTATACGTTGTTCGTGAACGGTAAGGAGATAGCAAAAGGCGGGAATATTGGAAAAAAGGACTCTGAATATTTCCCAGGTTATAAACCGGGAGTTTTCAGTTTTATTTCCGCCAAACCGGAGATAGAGATCCTCATCCATGTTTCGAATTATAAATATTCGAACGGCTCCGGGATCTGGAATCCGATCCAGCTTGGGAATACTTCCGATATTCAGCAGATTTCCTTAAAGGCTACTATGTTGGACTCCATCACGTTCGGGACCTTGTTCGTGATGTCACTCTATCATTTTACGTTTTATCTGATGAGAAGAAGGGACGCTTCCGCATTGTTCTTTGCCGTGCTCTGTTTGTGTATCGCATTTAGAGTGTCTTTTTACGGGGAAAGGATCTTTTATAACGTATTCCCGATTTTCCGAAACTACGAGTTCTCGGTCAGAGGAGAGATCCTATTCTTATTTTTACTTTTACCCGGAACAATTTTGTATGTTCAGTCCGTATTCAAAGAACAATTCAAAAAGGACAAAGTTTTTAATATTACACTTTATTTAAGTATTCCTCTTATATTTTCGGCTTTATTTCTTCCGACAAAATTTTATACCATGTCGTTCTTCATTAATTCATTGGAAATAATGATGTTGGGAATTTTGAGCTATTTATTCTTCAAATTGGCATACATGTCCGCCAAAGGAATAGATGGAGCGAGGATCTGCTTTTTCAGTCTGGTAATAAACCTGACCACGGTAGCAAATGACGTGCTGTACCTGAATAAGTTTATAGACTCAATTTATTTGGTCCCATACGGTGTTTTGGCTCTTGTACTTTCCCAATGTGTGCTGCTTGCCTCCAGATTTTCCAAAGGGTTCGTGCTCGCAGAAGACCTGGGAGAAGAATTAAAAAAACTGAATGTAAACCTGGAGCAGATCGTAATCGAAAGAACGGAAAACTTAAACGAATCTTTGAAACTTTTAAAAGGGGACCTTTCTCTTGCTAAAAAATTACAACAGAAAACATTACCGACTCTCAACTTAAACGGTAAAAATGTGTCCATCCATCCATATTACCTTCCGATGTCGGAAATTGGAGGAGATTACTACGATATTTTCGAACTTGAACCGGGATATTTCCGTTTATTCTTGGTGGATGCCACCGGCCATGGAGTACAGGCGGCACTTCTTACGATGACGATTAAGGCGGAATTCGAAAGTATAAAGTTTATTAAAGACCAACCTTCCCGTATATTAGAATTATTAAACGCAGCCTGTTGCCAGAAATACAAAAGTCTCAATGTCATATTCTCCGCAGTTTTAGCCGATATAGATCTGAATAATAACGTTTTGTATTATTCTTCCGCCGGACATCCTCCTCAGGTCTTAAAACAAAAACAAGACGGAGCGGATTATCTATATTCCAGGGGACCTATCATTGGCCTAAAAAAAGAAGCAACATATAAAAATCTAACCGTTCCTCTTCTTTCCGGGAACAGGATCTTTTTCTTTTCGGACGGTATTTTCGAGGAATTCGATCAGGAAAAAAAGGAATTCGGAGAAAACCGGGTATTGTCCATTTTGAGCAGAAACACGGGGATCCAGGAAGTGGCGGAAGATTTGATCTCTGAATTGCAGATCTTCGTAGGGCCGAGAGGCTTTCAAGACGACGTTACTTTACTCGCAGTAGAGGTTCATTAA
- a CDS encoding helix-turn-helix transcriptional regulator, with protein MFATNSMQTDFHSHYAATLAISLKNNIHIETEKGKEEYRVALVGPNTYHKTVSPGVEMIALLIDPETYEYSSISEFAKVGEVKKLDISDFQPQMEKLWELYYGKLNDYEAWELHLDLLRSVYPFRKMERVLDERIVRIAKMIRKEMPDSIRMKEIGKNFSVSEDRLIRLFKENLGIPMRRYLLWVRILEAAKLLKEGKSLTDAAHYAGFSDSAHFTRTFKENFGFVPSLFFGHLKSIEVRFCESGDLI; from the coding sequence ATGTTTGCCACAAATTCCATGCAAACCGATTTCCATTCCCATTATGCGGCTACCTTGGCAATTTCCTTAAAAAATAATATTCATATAGAAACTGAAAAAGGAAAGGAAGAATATCGAGTCGCCTTAGTAGGGCCGAATACATATCATAAGACCGTTTCTCCCGGAGTAGAGATGATCGCATTACTCATCGATCCCGAAACTTACGAATATTCATCCATCTCGGAATTTGCAAAAGTAGGCGAAGTGAAAAAATTAGATATCTCCGACTTTCAACCACAGATGGAAAAACTCTGGGAATTATATTATGGAAAATTAAATGACTACGAAGCGTGGGAATTACATTTGGATCTTCTTCGTTCCGTTTATCCTTTCCGAAAAATGGAAAGGGTTCTGGATGAGAGGATCGTCCGGATCGCAAAGATGATCCGTAAGGAAATGCCTGATAGTATCCGGATGAAAGAAATCGGTAAAAATTTTTCAGTCTCGGAAGATAGGCTCATCCGGCTCTTTAAGGAAAATTTGGGTATCCCTATGCGCAGATATTTATTGTGGGTCCGGATCTTAGAGGCTGCGAAACTTTTGAAAGAAGGTAAGAGCCTGACAGATGCGGCACATTACGCAGGTTTTTCCGACTCTGCTCATTTTACTCGGACCTTCAAAGAAAATTTCGGATTTGTGCCTTCTCTATTTTTCGGACATCTAAAATCCATTGAAGTTCGATTTTGTGAATCAGGCGATCTGATCTAA
- a CDS encoding ABC transporter ATP-binding protein, with product MMLVRDLTVQYGKSLAVKGISFDAEKGNILSLIGPNGSGKSSVLKSIVGLVKPSRGKIEFKTKEEGYGISKIGYMPQAPLFPKNVKVSELVDFLKRLEPSDPKEFRELFDLLGLKDYENVKFGSLSGGTKQKVNILQCFSARKPVYIVDEPTASLDPYISNLLKEILLRKKKEGALLVFSTHILTEVEEIADRFLLMSEGSLLIDDSPENFVKSKDRGNLQNTLMEFWNTEYLERK from the coding sequence ATGATGCTGGTAAGGGACTTAACCGTTCAATACGGGAAATCGCTCGCCGTTAAAGGGATCTCCTTCGATGCAGAGAAAGGGAATATTCTATCTTTGATCGGTCCGAATGGGTCCGGAAAAAGTTCCGTACTCAAAAGTATCGTAGGTTTAGTGAAACCGAGCCGCGGAAAGATAGAATTTAAAACAAAAGAAGAAGGATACGGAATTTCCAAGATAGGATACATGCCCCAAGCTCCTTTATTTCCTAAAAATGTAAAGGTATCCGAGCTTGTGGACTTTCTGAAAAGACTGGAGCCTTCCGATCCGAAAGAATTCCGTGAATTATTCGATCTGCTTGGGCTAAAGGATTATGAAAACGTGAAGTTTGGTTCCTTGTCCGGAGGAACAAAACAAAAAGTGAATATTCTGCAATGTTTTTCGGCTCGAAAGCCTGTGTATATCGTAGATGAACCTACTGCGAGTTTAGATCCTTATATCTCGAATCTTTTAAAAGAAATATTACTTCGGAAAAAGAAAGAGGGAGCCTTACTCGTTTTTTCCACTCATATCCTGACCGAAGTAGAAGAGATCGCGGATCGTTTTTTACTTATGTCGGAAGGTTCTTTATTGATCGATGATTCTCCGGAAAATTTCGTAAAGAGTAAAGATCGAGGGAATCTTCAGAATACATTGATGGAATTTTGGAATACAGAGTACTTAGAAAGAAAATGA
- a CDS encoding ABC transporter permease, translating to MNELILFELRENIRSKWMFVFAGFLAVAAGALNYFGDESGGRLVVSQMNLVLFIVPLFSITFAGLTFNDSLPFAEVLLSKSLTRSRYFFGKYCGVSLSLFLSFLVGLGIPGVPLFFSDPKFAILFMELILFGSILILVFVSLGFLLASFFKKGELIVSGALLVWLYFFLLFDSFVFMLSIYLGDYPVEIPALLVILFNPVDLVRILIILQTKASVLLGFSGAFLIRSLGTSLVIVLSILFLAFWVVMPLSISYKRFLVRNF from the coding sequence ATGAACGAACTGATCCTATTCGAATTAAGGGAAAATATCCGAAGCAAATGGATGTTTGTTTTTGCAGGCTTTCTTGCAGTTGCAGCAGGAGCGCTCAACTATTTCGGGGACGAAAGCGGGGGAAGACTTGTCGTAAGCCAAATGAATTTGGTCTTATTTATAGTTCCTTTATTTTCCATTACATTTGCTGGATTGACATTCAACGATTCACTTCCTTTTGCAGAAGTGCTTCTTTCCAAATCATTGACCAGATCCCGATACTTCTTTGGAAAATATTGCGGGGTCAGTTTATCTCTGTTTTTAAGTTTTCTGGTAGGACTCGGAATTCCAGGAGTTCCTCTTTTTTTCAGCGATCCAAAATTTGCGATCTTGTTCATGGAATTGATCCTATTCGGAAGTATATTGATCTTAGTTTTTGTTTCTTTAGGTTTTTTATTGGCTTCCTTTTTTAAAAAAGGAGAATTGATCGTTTCCGGAGCCTTACTCGTATGGCTCTATTTCTTTTTACTTTTTGATTCTTTCGTCTTTATGTTGAGTATTTACTTAGGAGATTATCCGGTAGAGATTCCTGCGTTACTCGTCATTTTGTTTAACCCGGTCGATCTGGTAAGGATCTTGATCATCCTTCAGACAAAGGCTTCCGTATTGCTTGGATTTTCCGGCGCGTTTCTTATTAGGAGTTTGGGTACTTCGCTCGTTATTGTTTTGTCTATTTTGTTTTTAGCCTTTTGGGTTGTGATGCCTCTCAGCATTTCTTATAAAAGGTTTTTAGTTCGGAATTTTTAG
- a CDS encoding NnrS family protein → MKSLIDFRSAVWSIAFRPFFLASSFHALFAVLIWILILFSILPSPFLTGGIQIHSYEMVFGFGRGAIIGFLFTAGQNWTKKVLAKEGYLALLFGLWFLGRFGFLSSPYLSYLALTADLYCDLLVLFYLTPPLFAKGQEHNRVVVITYFLLFLLHILTAFSFLNILPEEWSLHFIHLSLFVILQFVILIGGRIMPFFSSAAIPGANPKRFLKLESFIRYGGFLFLMLETAAYWISEIVPFAGLFCLAFGMLNYSRWLFWKPWKSKKVPILWILHFGYFWLCSGFVAYGLSHLGFFPTSSAFHIFTLGGIGVFIYGMITRVSLGHTGRPIKASKSIVLGYILINLAVISRVFLPLMNKYREAYLFSAILWIAAFLIFVMKYSKILIDPRADMAGNRK, encoded by the coding sequence ATGAAATCTCTTATAGATTTTCGTTCTGCAGTTTGGTCGATTGCCTTTCGCCCATTTTTTTTAGCGAGTTCCTTTCACGCATTATTTGCAGTTCTGATCTGGATCTTGATCCTGTTTTCTATCCTTCCTTCTCCATTTCTGACGGGAGGAATTCAGATCCATTCTTACGAGATGGTTTTCGGTTTTGGAAGAGGAGCAATTATAGGATTCCTTTTTACAGCAGGTCAGAATTGGACCAAAAAAGTCCTGGCTAAAGAAGGCTACTTAGCTCTTTTATTCGGACTTTGGTTCTTAGGCAGATTCGGATTTTTATCCAGCCCGTATCTTTCCTATCTTGCGCTTACCGCTGATCTTTATTGTGACCTACTGGTCCTTTTTTATCTTACTCCACCTTTGTTCGCCAAAGGGCAGGAACATAATCGTGTAGTTGTGATCACTTACTTCCTTCTTTTCTTACTTCATATACTGACAGCGTTTTCATTTTTGAATATTTTACCGGAAGAATGGAGTTTGCATTTCATCCATCTTTCACTTTTTGTAATACTTCAATTTGTGATATTGATCGGAGGAAGGATCATGCCTTTTTTCTCCTCCGCCGCTATTCCGGGCGCGAATCCTAAAAGATTTCTAAAATTAGAAAGTTTCATAAGATACGGAGGATTTCTATTTTTAATGTTAGAAACTGCCGCTTATTGGATTTCAGAGATCGTTCCATTTGCAGGATTATTTTGTTTGGCTTTCGGAATGTTGAATTATTCACGTTGGCTTTTCTGGAAACCTTGGAAATCCAAAAAGGTGCCTATCCTTTGGATCTTACATTTCGGTTATTTCTGGTTATGCTCCGGATTTGTAGCTTATGGACTTTCACATTTGGGATTTTTTCCCACTTCTTCTGCCTTTCATATCTTCACCTTAGGAGGAATAGGAGTTTTCATATACGGTATGATCACAAGAGTTTCCCTAGGCCATACCGGCAGACCGATCAAAGCTTCGAAATCCATAGTTTTAGGTTATATATTGATCAATTTAGCGGTGATCTCCAGGGTATTTCTTCCTTTAATGAATAAGTATAGAGAAGCCTACCTGTTTTCGGCAATATTATGGATCGCCGCATTCTTGATCTTTGTCATGAAATATTCTAAAATTCTAATAGACCCTAGGGCGGATATGGCCGGCAATAGAAAATAA
- a CDS encoding transporter, translating to MKYRVYITVLLIIFSFHNILSDEIDMQKAAEGIDPHAQHRKESKEQSHHHEFRADQVSPAGLMFPHVHKKGSWVLDFRYMGMQMSGLLNGNKSMGTYETLWFPQFDPSVSMPTGSLLTGGPSIPQTSANGYRYMSVPKSMLMESYMTSAMYGISDDTMIMFMVPVVKNQMLMETSNFDSSAMKSGGVGDITLSAAHRFLKRNDHEFFLNFGISLPTGSIDERDWMPMMGNQKVPYNMQPGTGTINYLPGIAYSGKSNRFSWGLGANANLRSSKNQNQYRFGNIYELNSWIAYSLFSWASVSIRVQALYWDNIKGQDGSLDPKMDPQNDPNRQGGNRTDALVGMNFLMEEGIRFGFEAGKPFHQHLNGPQLAMQTIFNVFVRYELN from the coding sequence ATGAAGTATCGCGTTTATATAACAGTTCTTCTAATTATATTTTCATTTCATAATATTCTTTCGGATGAGATCGATATGCAAAAAGCGGCAGAAGGAATAGATCCTCACGCGCAGCATCGCAAAGAATCCAAAGAACAAAGTCACCATCATGAATTTAGAGCGGATCAGGTCTCCCCCGCAGGCCTAATGTTCCCTCATGTGCATAAAAAGGGTTCCTGGGTTTTAGATTTTCGTTATATGGGAATGCAGATGTCAGGCCTTTTAAACGGAAACAAGTCCATGGGAACTTATGAAACCCTTTGGTTCCCTCAATTTGATCCAAGCGTTTCTATGCCGACGGGAAGTTTACTAACGGGAGGTCCAAGTATTCCCCAAACTTCTGCGAACGGATATAGATATATGTCAGTTCCCAAATCCATGTTAATGGAATCTTATATGACAAGCGCAATGTATGGGATCTCGGACGACACGATGATCATGTTCATGGTTCCTGTCGTAAAAAACCAAATGCTGATGGAGACTAGTAACTTCGATTCTTCCGCAATGAAGTCCGGGGGAGTTGGGGACATTACTTTATCTGCGGCTCATCGTTTTCTAAAACGGAATGACCATGAATTTTTTCTGAATTTCGGGATCTCACTTCCTACAGGCTCGATCGATGAACGGGACTGGATGCCGATGATGGGAAACCAAAAAGTCCCTTATAATATGCAACCCGGAACTGGAACGATCAATTATTTACCTGGGATCGCATATTCGGGAAAATCGAATCGTTTCTCTTGGGGATTAGGAGCAAATGCAAATTTGCGTAGTTCCAAAAATCAGAACCAATACCGTTTTGGAAATATATACGAACTGAATTCTTGGATCGCTTACTCCTTATTTTCTTGGGCAAGCGTTTCTATTCGAGTCCAAGCACTTTATTGGGATAATATCAAAGGACAAGACGGTTCATTAGATCCGAAGATGGATCCTCAAAACGATCCTAATCGACAAGGAGGAAATCGCACAGACGCGTTAGTCGGTATGAATTTTCTTATGGAAGAAGGAATTCGATTCGGTTTCGAAGCAGGAAAACCCTTTCACCAGCATCTGAACGGGCCTCAACTTGCTATGCAGACCATCTTCAACGTATTTGTTCGTTATGAACTAAATTAA
- a CDS encoding sterol desaturase family protein, translating to MQVYFTEIFRSLLSPIRIIFLPAVKIYWFYIFSSILITFLLIVWRAWKEKGFRPKEYLRENLSGKIWLHKSALVDYKYYFVNTFLFALLFSYFVISGATVSAFVNGALSKVFGDIKNPLSPGTFFIFLYSILFWLANDFGRFFAHWLLHKTFLWEFHKLHHSAKVLNPLTVYRVHPVEAILVNSLGALCSGIVTGIAIFLFPNGINMLSFLGVNLGIFVFNLYANLRHSHIGLRFPGWLSRILLSPAQHQIHHSTNVYLQNKNIGVSFAFWDILFGSLYIPKEGEAERTVFGLEEEDPNFRNLFQIYFLPFGKILDKLKSRS from the coding sequence ATGCAGGTCTATTTCACTGAGATTTTCCGCTCACTTCTGAGTCCGATCCGGATCATATTTCTTCCTGCGGTAAAAATATATTGGTTCTATATTTTCAGTTCGATCTTGATCACATTTTTGTTGATCGTCTGGAGAGCATGGAAAGAAAAAGGATTTAGACCCAAGGAATATCTACGCGAAAATTTATCCGGAAAGATCTGGTTACATAAATCCGCTCTGGTCGATTATAAATATTATTTCGTAAATACTTTCTTATTCGCGCTACTCTTCAGTTATTTCGTTATCTCAGGTGCAACAGTATCCGCTTTCGTAAACGGCGCTTTATCTAAGGTTTTCGGAGACATCAAAAACCCACTTTCTCCGGGAACCTTCTTCATCTTTCTATATTCCATCTTATTTTGGTTGGCGAACGATTTCGGAAGATTTTTTGCTCATTGGCTGCTCCACAAGACCTTCCTTTGGGAATTCCACAAATTACATCACTCCGCTAAAGTATTAAATCCGCTTACGGTATATAGAGTACATCCTGTGGAGGCGATCTTAGTGAACTCATTAGGCGCTCTTTGCTCCGGCATCGTTACCGGGATCGCCATATTTCTTTTTCCGAATGGGATCAATATGTTGTCCTTCTTAGGAGTGAACTTAGGGATTTTTGTATTCAATCTATACGCTAATTTAAGACATTCTCATATAGGTCTTAGATTTCCCGGATGGTTGAGTCGGATACTTTTGAGTCCCGCTCAACATCAGATCCATCATAGCACTAACGTTTATCTTCAGAATAAGAACATAGGCGTATCTTTCGCATTTTGGGATATTCTTTTCGGAAGCCTTTATATTCCAAAAGAAGGAGAAGCGGAACGTACGGTTTTCGGTTTAGAGGAAGAAGATCCGAACTTTCGTAATTTGTTTCAGATCTATTTTTTACCTTTCGGGAAAATATTAGACAAACTCAAATCCAGATCTTGA
- a CDS encoding M24 family metallopeptidase, with protein sequence MPIEKRRGLLSKLSSKISKYNSGSVHTPTQEEKTGFLKAQRLAYRCVTEIEKEMQEGWTELQATKRMETFLRDHGVKIFLHRPFAWFGDHARFDGYKRFTQFHPSKRKLQVNESFILDVSPVVDGYIGDIGYSSSLNKNAELDHGMKYLLKLRSELPKLFSSSMSSSEIWHKVDQDSKQNGFDNVHSLYPFAVLGHRVYKVHLPNISFPLLPISFASWFSLQGSFEFLSHKVLPELLTPDHEGEKTGLWAIEPHLGKGKTGFKFEEILVVEKNKAYWLDDEVPHVQKYGKLLEAV encoded by the coding sequence ATGCCGATAGAAAAACGAAGAGGATTATTATCCAAACTCTCCTCTAAAATTTCCAAATACAATTCCGGATCCGTCCATACTCCTACTCAAGAAGAGAAAACTGGATTTTTAAAAGCGCAAAGATTGGCTTACAGATGTGTGACCGAGATTGAAAAGGAAATGCAAGAAGGTTGGACGGAACTCCAAGCAACAAAACGAATGGAAACTTTCTTAAGAGATCACGGGGTTAAAATATTTTTGCATCGTCCTTTCGCTTGGTTTGGAGATCATGCAAGATTTGACGGATACAAAAGATTCACTCAATTTCATCCTAGCAAAAGAAAATTACAGGTGAACGAATCCTTTATCTTAGATGTGTCTCCTGTCGTGGACGGTTATATAGGGGACATTGGATATTCTTCTTCACTAAATAAAAATGCCGAGTTGGATCATGGAATGAAATACCTATTAAAACTCAGATCGGAACTTCCCAAATTATTTTCTTCTTCCATGAGTTCTTCGGAGATTTGGCATAAGGTAGATCAGGATTCCAAACAGAACGGTTTCGATAATGTGCACTCTTTGTATCCTTTTGCCGTTCTTGGACATAGGGTGTATAAAGTACATTTACCTAATATTTCCTTTCCATTATTACCGATTAGTTTTGCAAGTTGGTTCAGTTTACAGGGATCTTTCGAGTTCCTCAGCCATAAGGTTCTTCCCGAGCTTCTGACTCCGGATCATGAGGGGGAGAAGACCGGGCTTTGGGCGATAGAACCGCATTTAGGAAAAGGCAAAACCGGTTTTAAATTCGAAGAGATCTTAGTGGTGGAAAAAAATAAGGCGTATTGGTTGGACGATGAAGTCCCCCACGTACAAAAATACGGAAAATTATTGGAAGCTGTATGA
- a CDS encoding LIC_11090 family protein, translating into MKTITAWFLTLIFFPRLLVPAEGSVFEKLFLGNSICLCNHNSNKETHPNREDDFFRTKTDLAKSSGSEKQDRPNCHSSSETVVHECACKKENGNRIFSQIRIFSYYVITPRIYIVPTPGNTFKIKDLYSGELSEAHTQKIKRPPKLLSIA; encoded by the coding sequence ATGAAAACGATTACTGCTTGGTTTTTAACTCTGATCTTTTTTCCGCGCCTGCTTGTTCCTGCAGAAGGCAGCGTATTTGAAAAATTATTCTTAGGAAATTCCATCTGTCTCTGTAATCATAATTCCAACAAAGAAACTCATCCAAACAGGGAAGATGATTTTTTCCGAACCAAGACAGACTTAGCTAAATCTTCCGGCTCTGAAAAACAAGATCGTCCTAATTGTCACTCGAGTTCGGAAACAGTTGTTCATGAATGTGCATGCAAAAAGGAGAATGGCAATAGGATCTTCTCTCAAATCAGGATCTTTTCCTATTATGTAATCACCCCTCGTATCTATATCGTTCCTACTCCCGGAAATACTTTTAAAATAAAAGATCTATATTCCGGAGAATTATCCGAAGCTCATACTCAAAAGATTAAACGCCCGCCTAAACTTCTTTCCATAGCTTGA